From the genome of Campylobacter concisus, one region includes:
- a CDS encoding 4Fe-4S dicluster domain-containing protein, which translates to MKKYMMIHDENLCIGCQGCSVACRSANNVPRGLYRLQVHAKMSGTFPNLKTDFLRQSCVMCEDAPCVEVCPTGASFKTADGVTLLDHRICVSCKYCILACPYDARYVMPDGEIGKCTFCYESRLEEGKEPACVSVCPTNALTFGDINDENSKISKKLKESKYYLPKAELNTKPSLAMIANTKGAHHE; encoded by the coding sequence ATGAAAAAATATATGATGATACATGATGAAAATTTATGCATCGGCTGTCAAGGCTGTTCGGTAGCTTGCAGAAGTGCAAACAACGTACCAAGAGGACTTTACCGCTTGCAGGTGCATGCGAAGATGAGTGGGACATTTCCAAATTTAAAGACTGATTTTTTACGTCAAAGCTGCGTTATGTGCGAAGATGCACCTTGTGTTGAGGTTTGTCCAACTGGCGCTAGCTTTAAAACGGCTGATGGCGTGACGCTGCTTGATCACAGAATTTGCGTTAGTTGCAAATACTGCATCCTAGCCTGTCCATACGACGCTCGCTACGTCATGCCAGATGGCGAGATAGGAAAATGCACATTTTGCTATGAGAGTAGGCTAGAAGAGGGCAAAGAGCCAGCTTGCGTTAGCGTCTGTCCTACAAATGCCCTAACTTTTGGCGATATAAATGATGAAAATTCTAAAATTTCAAAGAAATTAAAAGAGAGCAAATACTACTTGCCAAAAGCGGAGCTAAACACAAAACCTTCACTTGCGATGATCGCAAATACAAAAGGAGCACACCATGAATAA
- the phsA gene encoding thiosulfate reductase PhsA, producing MSLNRREFLKFGAGVSMVASSLPGGALENAAKQDEKYVRSFCEMCSSRCPIEAKVVDNKICFLSGNPKAGGTATSLCARGGSGFSQLYDENRVKKPLIRVGERGENKWREASWDEALDLVASKMLEIKQKYGPESFVFTCKSSQTHKLMVNFASSYGSPNCFSHFSCCPITYQMVCEQMYGIAKLKRDFANAKYVVNFGHNLFEGIVIADAKKLAKFAAKKDTKLLVLEPRFSVVASKADEWLPVRPGTDLAFVLAIINTWIQNGTYDKEFIEKFTTGFDEIIKSVEGKTPEWQEAITGIKASDVRRIADEIYKAAPRVIFDFGHKTTTTKAEYMRTKAIMVANAMMGNWEVKGGLFGGKNAKTFNKLVGEDKFPVLKNPDDKFKVPKVTRLDFAGENGRHKFVSRKHGVLMDINDAILSEKPYAIKGWFNIRFNHLINVAETMKSIEAMKKLDFIVVSDVYLNDMATFADVILPESSYLERDEGIEDKSGLKPAYMIRNKVIDPVGDTKDGAFIFRELARRMKIDELYTWNDIREFRMQQAGGDVNLLAALEKDGFITWDEPGILFREKGMIDKFVAKYPVASKFVGENGLMDDMAKLKTKSGKIELFLPDVEAQFVGYGALNDKDMDTFDGHDLCLTCGKTPIHTNGHTQAVPSLHDLMSDSPIWINPKTAKRKNLRDGDMVVVKNKFGEQKGKLMVTEGIREDTLFIYHGFGHITPALKSIDHVGLNTSVLLNPAEGPVAATMVTNVGVSISKA from the coding sequence ATGAGCTTAAATAGACGAGAATTTTTAAAATTCGGTGCTGGAGTTAGTATGGTTGCATCATCCTTGCCGGGTGGTGCTTTGGAAAATGCTGCAAAGCAAGATGAGAAGTATGTCCGCAGCTTTTGCGAGATGTGCTCTTCAAGATGCCCTATCGAAGCAAAGGTCGTTGATAATAAAATTTGCTTCTTAAGCGGTAATCCAAAAGCTGGCGGTACGGCGACTTCGCTTTGCGCAAGAGGTGGCTCTGGTTTTAGCCAGCTTTATGACGAAAATAGAGTCAAAAAGCCTTTAATCAGGGTTGGAGAGAGAGGAGAAAATAAGTGGCGCGAGGCCAGCTGGGACGAGGCACTTGATCTAGTTGCTTCAAAAATGCTTGAGATAAAGCAAAAGTATGGCCCAGAAAGCTTTGTCTTTACCTGTAAAAGCTCGCAAACGCATAAGCTAATGGTAAATTTTGCCTCATCTTATGGTTCGCCAAACTGCTTTTCACACTTTTCATGCTGTCCGATCACATATCAGATGGTCTGCGAGCAGATGTACGGCATAGCTAAGCTAAAAAGAGACTTTGCAAATGCAAAATACGTTGTAAATTTTGGTCACAATCTCTTTGAAGGCATCGTCATAGCCGATGCTAAAAAACTTGCTAAATTTGCAGCCAAAAAAGATACAAAGCTACTTGTACTTGAGCCAAGATTTAGCGTGGTGGCTTCAAAGGCTGATGAGTGGCTACCAGTTAGACCTGGCACTGACCTAGCTTTTGTGCTAGCTATCATAAATACATGGATACAAAATGGCACTTACGATAAAGAATTTATAGAAAAATTTACAACTGGCTTTGATGAGATCATTAAAAGCGTAGAGGGCAAAACGCCTGAATGGCAAGAGGCAATCACTGGCATAAAAGCAAGTGATGTTAGACGCATCGCTGATGAAATTTATAAAGCTGCCCCAAGAGTTATTTTTGATTTTGGGCATAAGACAACCACCACGAAAGCCGAATATATGAGAACAAAAGCCATCATGGTGGCAAATGCGATGATGGGTAACTGGGAGGTCAAAGGCGGTCTTTTTGGTGGCAAAAATGCTAAAACCTTTAACAAGCTAGTTGGCGAGGATAAATTCCCAGTTCTTAAAAATCCAGATGATAAATTTAAAGTACCAAAAGTGACCAGACTAGACTTTGCTGGCGAGAATGGTAGGCATAAATTTGTAAGTAGAAAACATGGCGTTTTGATGGATATAAATGACGCTATCTTAAGCGAGAAACCATACGCCATAAAAGGCTGGTTTAACATTCGCTTTAATCACCTAATAAACGTTGCTGAGACGATGAAGAGCATAGAGGCGATGAAGAAGCTTGATTTTATCGTGGTAAGCGATGTCTATCTAAACGATATGGCGACATTTGCTGATGTCATCTTGCCTGAGAGTAGCTACCTTGAGCGCGACGAGGGCATAGAGGATAAGTCAGGTTTAAAGCCAGCTTATATGATAAGAAATAAGGTTATTGATCCAGTTGGCGACACAAAAGATGGGGCGTTTATCTTTAGAGAGCTAGCACGCCGCATGAAGATAGATGAGCTTTACACTTGGAACGACATACGTGAGTTTAGGATGCAGCAAGCTGGTGGAGATGTAAATTTACTTGCTGCGCTAGAAAAAGATGGCTTTATCACGTGGGATGAGCCGGGAATTTTGTTTAGAGAAAAAGGTATGATCGATAAATTTGTTGCTAAATATCCAGTCGCATCTAAATTTGTAGGCGAAAATGGCCTAATGGATGATATGGCTAAGCTTAAAACAAAAAGCGGCAAGATAGAGCTATTTTTGCCTGATGTCGAAGCGCAGTTTGTAGGATATGGCGCGCTAAATGACAAAGATATGGATACATTTGACGGGCATGATCTTTGTCTAACTTGTGGCAAAACACCTATTCATACCAATGGCCACACTCAGGCGGTGCCGTCGCTTCATGATCTTATGAGTGATAGCCCTATTTGGATAAATCCAAAAACAGCTAAACGTAAAAATTTACGTGATGGGGATATGGTTGTGGTGAAAAATAAATTTGGCGAGCAAAAAGGTAAGCTCATGGTAACTGAGGGTATTAGAGAAGATACGCTCTTTATCTATCACGGCTTTGGACACATCACTCCAGCTCTTAAGAGCATAGATCATGTGGGGCTAAATACAAGCGTGCTTCTTAATCCAGCCGAAGGACCAGTGGCTGCAACCATGGTTACAAATGTTGGCGTTAGCATAAGTAAAGCGTAA
- a CDS encoding anaerobic C4-dicarboxylate transporter: MDISLILQLIVLFGAIFLGVRLGGMAIGYAGGIGVVVLTLGLGLKAGSIPWDVILIIMSVIAAITAMQVAGGLDYLVQIAEGILRKHPKYINFLAPVVTYLLTVFAGTGHTAFSMIPVITEVAKTQNIKPSAPLSIAVVASQIAITASPVSAAVVFMAGEHALGGLGISYPLLLAIWIPTTFIGCMLTALVINIFYNLDLSSDKEYQRRLKEGLIKDVKIEEKKELPKGAKLSVLIFLVGVISVVLYATAISKNVGWIKPSYVTGYEKIYETKSPDKFNELVAKDIKVKTDSTTNVKYVEDPDKPTKVLVLTRDNAIMSFMLVIATLITLTCGVKVDKLFNTATFKSGMTACVCVLGVAWLGDTFVVNHTDAIKNFAGDFVKDYPFMLAVALFFASMLLYSQAATAKALIPTVIAALGLTAANNGDAYILVASFAAVSALFVLPTYPTLLGAVQMDDTGTTRIGKYIFNHSFFIPGVLAIAFSVALGFLIAPILL; the protein is encoded by the coding sequence ATGGATATTTCATTGATATTACAGTTGATCGTGCTCTTTGGCGCGATATTTTTGGGTGTTAGACTAGGCGGTATGGCTATTGGTTATGCTGGTGGCATCGGCGTCGTAGTTTTAACTTTAGGACTTGGATTAAAAGCAGGCAGTATACCTTGGGATGTTATTTTAATCATTATGTCCGTTATAGCTGCTATTACAGCGATGCAAGTAGCTGGTGGCCTTGATTATTTGGTGCAAATAGCCGAAGGGATACTAAGAAAACATCCAAAATACATAAATTTCTTAGCCCCAGTTGTCACTTATCTGCTAACTGTATTTGCCGGTACTGGACACACAGCATTTTCTATGATTCCAGTTATTACTGAAGTTGCAAAGACACAAAATATTAAGCCTAGCGCGCCTCTTAGTATAGCTGTTGTTGCTAGTCAGATAGCTATTACAGCAAGCCCAGTTTCAGCAGCGGTTGTATTTATGGCTGGTGAGCATGCTTTGGGTGGACTTGGCATTAGCTATCCATTACTATTAGCTATCTGGATACCTACAACTTTTATTGGTTGTATGTTAACAGCTCTTGTTATAAATATATTTTATAATCTTGATCTAAGTAGCGATAAAGAGTATCAAAGAAGACTTAAAGAAGGGCTAATCAAAGATGTTAAAATCGAAGAGAAAAAAGAGCTTCCAAAAGGAGCTAAACTATCTGTTTTAATATTCTTAGTTGGTGTTATCTCTGTCGTTTTATATGCTACTGCTATTAGTAAAAACGTAGGCTGGATAAAACCAAGCTATGTAACAGGCTATGAAAAAATTTATGAGACCAAAAGTCCAGATAAATTTAATGAACTTGTCGCAAAAGATATAAAAGTTAAAACTGACTCAACTACTAATGTAAAATATGTAGAAGATCCAGATAAACCTACAAAGGTGTTGGTATTAACTAGAGATAACGCTATTATGAGCTTTATGCTAGTTATCGCTACTTTAATCACACTAACTTGTGGCGTTAAAGTTGATAAGTTATTTAATACAGCTACATTTAAAAGTGGTATGACTGCGTGCGTCTGCGTGCTAGGTGTAGCGTGGCTTGGAGATACTTTCGTGGTAAATCACACCGATGCGATCAAAAATTTTGCCGGCGATTTTGTTAAAGACTATCCGTTTATGCTAGCTGTTGCGCTATTTTTTGCTAGTATGCTTCTTTACTCTCAAGCTGCTACCGCAAAGGCACTTATTCCTACAGTTATAGCCGCACTTGGTTTAACTGCTGCAAATAACGGTGACGCATATATTTTAGTTGCATCATTTGCTGCAGTTTCAGCATTGTTTGTGTTGCCAACATATCCGACACTTCTTGGAGCCGTTCAAATGGATGATACTGGAACAACTAGGATAGGTAAATATATATTCAACCACTCCTTTTTTATTCCAGGCGTTTTAGCTATTGCTTTTTCTGTCGCACTTGGATTTTTGATAGCTCCGATACTTTTATAA
- a CDS encoding aspartate ammonia-lyase, with translation MATRKEHDFIGELEISDDFYYGIQTFRATENFHMSGRTLKEYPYFVKAFAQIKKAAALANKEVGVLDPKIADTLAKAADRVIAGEFLDQFVVDMVQGGAGTSTNMNANEVITNIALESMGHKKGEYQYIHPNDHTNLGQSTNDTYPSSIKVATYAKLTDLLAAMNLLKDELEKKAKDFKDIIKMGRTELEDAVPTTLGNTFNAFASYIKNDIEKITAARESMTYLNMGATAIGTGINCHPDYKNVVVKKLKDITGVDFKKADDFIAATQDTADFVHVSGALKTAAVRLSKIANDLRLMNSGPRCGLGEINLPQMQPGSSIMPGKVNPVIAEVVGEACYEVIGNDVTIMLCSERGEFELNAFEPGIAYALFNSIFILENAMKTLAEKAVRKLTANPEACLKSVLGSVGIVTAFNPYIGYEKSASIAKEALQTGKAVGDICLERGYLSKEEIDKILEPKNMLNPSMVR, from the coding sequence ATGGCAACCAGAAAAGAACACGATTTTATAGGTGAGTTGGAAATTTCTGACGATTTTTATTATGGTATCCAAACATTTAGAGCTACCGAAAATTTTCACATGAGCGGTAGAACTTTAAAAGAGTATCCATATTTTGTAAAAGCATTTGCACAAATTAAAAAAGCAGCTGCACTTGCAAATAAAGAGGTTGGCGTTTTAGATCCTAAGATCGCTGATACACTAGCAAAGGCCGCTGATAGAGTAATAGCAGGTGAGTTTTTAGATCAATTTGTGGTTGATATGGTTCAAGGTGGTGCTGGAACAAGTACAAATATGAATGCAAATGAGGTTATTACAAATATCGCACTTGAGAGCATGGGGCATAAAAAAGGTGAGTATCAATACATCCATCCAAACGATCATACAAACCTTGGACAAAGCACAAACGACACTTACCCAAGCTCAATAAAAGTAGCAACTTATGCAAAACTTACTGATTTGCTTGCTGCGATGAATCTACTAAAAGACGAACTTGAGAAAAAAGCAAAAGATTTTAAAGATATCATTAAAATGGGTAGAACTGAGCTTGAGGACGCAGTTCCTACAACACTTGGAAATACATTTAACGCATTTGCAAGCTATATTAAGAACGATATAGAAAAGATAACAGCTGCACGCGAGTCAATGACATATCTAAATATGGGTGCAACTGCGATTGGTACAGGTATTAACTGCCACCCTGATTATAAAAATGTAGTTGTTAAAAAGTTAAAAGATATCACTGGTGTTGATTTCAAAAAAGCTGATGATTTCATCGCAGCTACTCAAGACACTGCAGATTTCGTTCACGTAAGTGGTGCGTTAAAAACTGCAGCAGTTAGACTTTCAAAAATCGCAAATGACCTTCGTTTGATGAACTCAGGTCCAAGATGTGGCCTTGGTGAGATAAATTTACCGCAAATGCAACCAGGTAGCTCAATCATGCCAGGCAAAGTAAACCCAGTTATTGCTGAGGTTGTAGGCGAAGCGTGCTATGAAGTAATCGGTAACGACGTAACTATCATGCTTTGCTCAGAAAGAGGCGAATTTGAGCTAAATGCATTTGAGCCAGGCATCGCTTATGCGCTATTTAACTCTATATTTATCCTTGAAAACGCGATGAAAACACTAGCTGAAAAAGCTGTAAGAAAACTAACAGCAAATCCTGAAGCTTGCTTAAAATCAGTTCTAGGCTCAGTTGGTATCGTAACTGCTTTTAACCCATACATCGGTTACGAAAAATCTGCAAGTATTGCTAAAGAAGCTTTGCAAACAGGTAAAGCAGTTGGCGATATCTGCCTAGAGAGAGGTTATCTAAGCAAAGAAGAGATCGATAAAATTTTAGAGCCAAAAAATATGCTAAATCCAAGCATGGTTAGGTAG
- a CDS encoding ABC-F family ATP-binding cassette domain-containing protein, which produces MLEVRGLTQRFASSLLFEDVNLKLNCHNRYGLIGANGAGKSTFLKILSGAIEPTSGEIIIENGLKVGVLGQDQFAFENFTLKDAVLYGNKRLYDAVKEKEKLYMSEEFTDEINERLSELEMISAEEDPSYEYETRIEKILSSLGLNEFDKLMSEVENSDKVKVLLAQVLFPKPDILFLDEPTNNLDIDAIAWLENELNRHEGTLVVISHDRHFLNRVCTNILDVDFKKIREFSGNYDDWYMAANLIAKQHEMERDKKLKEKEELEKFIARFSANASKAKQATSRAKQLEKLDIAEIAVSSRRDPSILFRANREIGNELIELKNVSKKFDDKVIFENFNFKLEKGDKLAIIGHNGVGKSTLCKIIMGEIKPDAGEVHIGATIELGYFAQDTVNKIDGELKLYEYLQDAKNKDIDEIRKCLGRMLFSGAEQEKAVGALSGGEKHRVRLAQLMLHRPNLLVMDEPNNHLDLEAIIALGEAFYNFNGSVICVSHDRELIDAFANRILHLKGNGEVADFKGTYEEYRVNLGFES; this is translated from the coding sequence ATGTTAGAAGTTAGGGGACTTACTCAAAGATTTGCAAGCAGTTTGCTATTTGAGGATGTAAATTTAAAGCTAAATTGCCACAACAGATACGGACTAATCGGTGCAAATGGCGCTGGTAAATCGACATTTTTAAAAATTTTAAGCGGAGCTATCGAGCCAACTAGCGGCGAGATCATCATAGAAAATGGACTAAAGGTTGGCGTGCTTGGGCAAGATCAGTTTGCGTTTGAAAATTTCACGCTAAAAGATGCCGTGCTTTATGGCAACAAACGCCTATATGACGCTGTCAAAGAGAAAGAGAAGCTCTATATGAGCGAGGAATTTACAGATGAGATAAATGAGCGCTTAAGCGAGCTTGAGATGATAAGCGCCGAGGAGGATCCAAGCTACGAGTACGAGACTAGGATAGAAAAAATTTTAAGCTCGCTAGGGCTAAATGAATTTGATAAGCTCATGAGCGAGGTTGAAAACTCAGATAAAGTTAAGGTTTTGCTAGCGCAGGTGCTTTTTCCAAAGCCAGATATCTTGTTTTTAGACGAGCCAACAAACAACCTTGATATAGACGCGATCGCATGGCTAGAAAACGAGCTAAATCGCCACGAGGGCACACTTGTGGTTATCAGCCACGACAGGCACTTTTTAAATAGAGTTTGCACAAACATTTTGGATGTGGATTTTAAGAAAATTCGCGAGTTTTCAGGCAACTATGACGACTGGTATATGGCTGCAAATTTGATCGCAAAGCAGCATGAGATGGAGCGCGATAAGAAGTTAAAAGAGAAAGAGGAGCTGGAGAAATTTATCGCGAGATTTTCAGCAAATGCGAGCAAGGCAAAGCAGGCGACTTCACGTGCAAAACAGCTTGAAAAATTAGATATTGCTGAGATCGCAGTATCAAGTAGGCGCGATCCAAGCATTCTATTTCGTGCAAACCGCGAGATAGGCAATGAACTAATTGAGCTTAAAAACGTAAGTAAGAAATTTGATGATAAAGTGATATTTGAAAATTTTAACTTTAAGCTTGAAAAAGGCGACAAGCTAGCCATCATCGGCCATAATGGTGTTGGTAAAAGTACGCTTTGTAAGATCATAATGGGCGAGATAAAGCCTGATGCGGGCGAAGTGCATATAGGCGCGACCATTGAGCTAGGATATTTTGCCCAAGATACGGTAAATAAGATAGATGGCGAGCTAAAGCTTTATGAATACTTGCAAGATGCCAAAAACAAGGACATCGACGAGATCAGAAAGTGCCTTGGCAGGATGCTATTTAGCGGTGCTGAGCAAGAAAAGGCAGTAGGCGCGCTAAGCGGTGGCGAAAAACACCGCGTGAGACTAGCTCAGCTCATGCTTCACAGGCCAAATTTACTTGTCATGGATGAACCAAACAACCACCTTGATCTCGAGGCTATCATCGCGCTTGGCGAGGCATTTTATAACTTTAATGGCTCAGTTATCTGCGTGAGCCACGACAGGGAGCTAATAGACGCCTTTGCAAATAGAATTTTACATCTAAAAGGCAATGGCGAAGTGGCTGATTTTAAAGGTACTTACGAAGAATATAGAGTAAATTTGGGGTTTGAGAGCTAA
- a CDS encoding DUF1287 domain-containing protein, with product MKKFLLLALFATQVFAFSASKFVNDARSQIGVTLSYDPSYERLAYPMGDVDIKKGVCADVVVRALRHQEMDLQRLIFEDMSRNFASYPKKWGLKKADKNIDHRRVLNIAAYLKRKGFEVSDDKFLPGDIVTWMLPKNLPHIGVISDKFEGQTPLVIHNIGSGVQEENILYSYKITGHFRLK from the coding sequence ATGAAGAAATTTCTGCTTTTGGCTCTTTTTGCCACGCAAGTTTTTGCCTTTTCGGCGAGCAAATTTGTAAATGACGCTAGGTCGCAGATCGGCGTGACGCTAAGTTACGATCCAAGCTACGAAAGACTTGCCTATCCTATGGGTGATGTGGATATCAAAAAGGGCGTTTGCGCCGACGTTGTGGTAAGGGCACTACGTCATCAAGAGATGGATCTGCAAAGGCTCATTTTTGAAGATATGAGTAGAAATTTCGCGAGCTATCCTAAAAAATGGGGACTTAAAAAGGCTGATAAAAACATCGATCACAGGCGTGTTTTAAACATTGCCGCCTATCTAAAAAGGAAAGGTTTTGAGGTGAGCGATGATAAATTTCTGCCAGGCGATATCGTCACATGGATGCTACCAAAAAATTTACCTCACATTGGCGTGATCTCAGATAAATTTGAAGGCCAAACACCGCTTGTAATCCACAATATCGGCTCTGGCGTACAAGAAGAAAATATACTTTATAGCTACAAAATCACAGGTCATTTTAGGCTAAAGTAG
- a CDS encoding glucose-6-phosphate isomerase — protein MIETSFKFNFASSEVIDSYAKRINDEYESGEIGYYHLPVLGQNLLGEIEEYEKGLAHIKNVVLVGIGGSSLGVKALKSMLDGTKGIKRELLFLDNVDPCSYKSTLDGLNFDETLFVISSKSGNTIETITIFKCLLDDFKPQNLGKNFLIITGPGTNLENFAKENGIKFFNIPKNVGGRFSVLSAIGLVPLGICGYDIKALLEGALACKKQYIEQKDSSIVAKAYHYATSRNASINVIFSYCDRFFEFNDWYVQLWAESLGKKRGYKRVGLTPVGLVGSRDQHSFLQLIMDGVKDKSVTFIKIKDHASDKAIPNLSLKGLEECDFVAGLSLNELINLQCDATAMALVQEGISVDTITLERLDEFHAGWLIFYYELLTSATGIMLGINTYDQPGVEIGKRILKTMLLK, from the coding sequence ATGATAGAGACTTCATTTAAATTTAACTTTGCAAGTAGCGAAGTCATTGACTCCTACGCCAAACGCATAAATGACGAGTACGAAAGCGGCGAGATAGGCTACTACCACCTGCCAGTGCTTGGGCAAAATTTATTAGGCGAGATCGAGGAGTATGAAAAGGGGCTAGCTCATATCAAAAATGTCGTGCTAGTTGGTATCGGTGGCAGCAGTCTTGGCGTAAAGGCGCTAAAATCGATGCTTGATGGCACAAAGGGGATAAAAAGAGAGCTTTTGTTTTTAGATAATGTCGATCCTTGCAGCTACAAAAGCACGCTTGATGGGCTAAATTTTGATGAGACACTTTTTGTAATAAGCTCAAAATCAGGCAACACGATCGAGACGATCACCATTTTTAAGTGCTTGCTTGATGACTTTAAGCCTCAAAATTTAGGCAAAAATTTCCTAATCATAACTGGTCCTGGGACAAATTTAGAAAATTTTGCCAAAGAAAATGGGATCAAGTTTTTTAACATCCCAAAAAATGTGGGCGGGAGATTTAGTGTGCTAAGTGCGATCGGCCTTGTGCCTCTTGGTATCTGTGGCTACGATATAAAGGCACTACTGGAGGGCGCGCTTGCTTGCAAGAAGCAATACATCGAGCAAAAAGATAGTTCAATAGTCGCTAAAGCCTACCACTACGCCACTAGCAGAAATGCCAGCATAAATGTTATTTTTAGCTACTGCGATAGATTTTTTGAATTTAACGACTGGTACGTGCAGCTTTGGGCGGAGAGCCTTGGTAAAAAAAGAGGCTATAAAAGGGTCGGTCTTACGCCAGTTGGACTTGTTGGTAGCCGCGATCAACACAGCTTTTTGCAGCTTATCATGGACGGCGTAAAAGATAAGAGCGTGACATTTATAAAGATAAAAGATCACGCAAGCGACAAGGCTATCCCAAATTTGAGTCTAAAAGGGCTTGAAGAGTGCGATTTTGTGGCGGGTCTAAGCCTAAATGAGCTTATAAATTTGCAATGCGACGCGACAGCTATGGCGCTAGTGCAAGAGGGCATAAGTGTCGATACTATCACGCTTGAGAGGCTTGATGAGTTTCATGCTGGCTGGCTCATTTTTTATTACGAGCTACTAACCTCGGCCACTGGTATCATGCTAGGCATCAACACCTACGATCAGCCAGGCGTTGAGATAGGAAAACGTATCCTAAAAACTATGCTTTTAAAGTAG
- the galU gene encoding UTP--glucose-1-phosphate uridylyltransferase GalU, with the protein MIQTCLFPAAGYGTRFLPATKSLPKEMLPILTKPLIHYGVDEALEAGMDNMAFVTGRGKRALEDYFDISYELEKEIAGSSKESLLSEVRNLMNSCTFSFTRQNAMKGLGHAIYTGKTLVRDEAFGVILADDLCINENGEGVLSQMVKIYEKYRCSVVAVMEVPKEQTKSYGVVSGRFIEDDLIMVDDMVEKPDPAEAPTNLAIIGRYILTPDIFNILERTKPGKNGEIQITDALKTQAKDGMVLAYKFRGKRFDCGNIDGFVEATNFFYERSK; encoded by the coding sequence ATGATACAAACTTGCCTATTTCCAGCGGCTGGATACGGAACGAGGTTTTTACCAGCTACAAAATCGCTCCCAAAAGAGATGTTGCCAATACTTACAAAACCGCTCATTCACTACGGCGTTGATGAGGCGCTTGAGGCTGGCATGGATAATATGGCATTTGTCACAGGACGCGGAAAAAGGGCGCTTGAGGACTATTTTGACATTAGCTACGAGCTAGAAAAAGAGATCGCAGGTAGCTCAAAAGAGTCACTGCTAAGCGAAGTTAGAAATTTAATGAACTCATGCACATTTTCATTTACTAGGCAAAATGCTATGAAAGGGCTTGGACATGCTATTTATACAGGTAAAACGCTAGTTCGTGACGAGGCATTTGGGGTCATTTTGGCAGATGATCTATGCATAAATGAAAATGGTGAGGGTGTGCTTTCACAAATGGTTAAAATTTATGAGAAGTATCGCTGCAGCGTCGTTGCAGTGATGGAAGTGCCAAAAGAGCAGACCAAGTCTTATGGCGTCGTAAGCGGTAGGTTTATAGAAGATGATCTCATAATGGTTGATGATATGGTTGAAAAGCCCGATCCTGCCGAGGCTCCGACAAATTTAGCGATAATCGGGCGCTACATCCTAACGCCAGATATTTTTAACATTTTAGAGCGAACAAAACCAGGTAAAAACGGTGAAATTCAGATCACAGACGCGCTAAAAACGCAGGCAAAAGATGGCATGGTGCTAGCTTATAAATTTAGGGGTAAGAGGTTTGACTGTGGCAACATTGATGGGTTCGTTGAGGCTACAAATTTCTTTTACGAGCGCAGTAAATGA
- a CDS encoding IMPACT family protein: protein MQTIDRIFKAQLDIKKSNFLAFLCPISEFKSLHERLKEEHFKAVHVVWATRELNKYGQIVENQSDDGEPKGTSGQPSLNALRGADLINVGVLIVRYFGGIKLGTGGLVRAYSGAVNEVINEAIKDGGVMKFEIKDEVKFFTPFSLMSRFEHYFATKNLSEFEREFNDLGAIWSINLNEAEFAELFKFCKEFEASEFKFLALALSGKSLFAHQS, encoded by the coding sequence TTGCAGACGATTGATAGGATTTTTAAAGCCCAGCTTGATATAAAAAAGTCAAATTTTTTAGCATTTTTGTGCCCGATAAGCGAATTTAAAAGCTTGCATGAACGCCTAAAAGAGGAGCATTTTAAGGCCGTTCATGTAGTTTGGGCGACAAGGGAGCTAAACAAATACGGACAAATAGTTGAAAACCAAAGCGATGACGGCGAGCCAAAGGGCACTAGCGGCCAGCCAAGCCTAAACGCGCTAAGAGGCGCTGATCTTATAAATGTTGGTGTCTTGATAGTCAGGTATTTTGGCGGGATAAAGCTTGGCACTGGAGGACTTGTAAGAGCCTACTCTGGGGCTGTAAATGAAGTAATAAATGAGGCCATAAAAGATGGTGGCGTGATGAAATTTGAGATAAAAGATGAGGTTAAATTTTTTACGCCATTTTCGCTGATGAGCCGCTTTGAGCACTATTTTGCCACTAAAAATTTAAGCGAGTTTGAAAGAGAATTTAATGACCTTGGAGCGATCTGGAGTATAAATTTAAACGAGGCTGAGTTTGCCGAGCTATTTAAATTTTGCAAAGAATTTGAAGCAAGCGAGTTTAAATTTTTAGCCCTTGCACTTAGTGGCAAGAGCTTATTCGCTCATCAAAGCTAA